One window of the Manihot esculenta cultivar AM560-2 chromosome 14, M.esculenta_v8, whole genome shotgun sequence genome contains the following:
- the LOC110600027 gene encoding pentatricopeptide repeat-containing protein At1g06710, mitochondrial isoform X2: MRKRVLRIFLSHSIPSLSSRVLNTIFPSTFPPRFRIFFCQNLFYNNFRFISTSSSDNLQGLVDPEDPFPLDYSPVESISSEDFSFLRDSLLHPNTGEHKFDTGKCSNEAVLISNAILANDDGFGNKTQKFLRQYRQKLSEPLVVEVLNLIKNPELSVKFFIWAGRQIGYSHTPSVYTALIQIIETSADSNDRIPEQFLREIKEDDKEVLGKLLNILIRKYCQNGSWNAALEELGRLKDFGYKASRSTYNALIQVFLRAERLDTGFLVQREMSSLGYSMDEFTLGCFAHSLCKAGKWRDALTLIEKEEFVPDTVLYTKMISGLCEASLFEEAMDFLNRMRASYCIPNVVTYKILLCGCLRKKQLGRCKRILKMMITEGCYPSPKIFNSLIHAYCQSGDYTYAYKLLKKMVKCGYQPGYVAYNILIGGICGNEELPSVDVLELAEKAYGEMLEMGFVLNKVNISNFTRCLCAIGKFEKAYNVIREMMTKGFIPDTATYSKVIAYLCNASQVEKAFLLFQEMKRNGITLDVYTYTILLDSFCKAGLIEQARNWLDEMQRYGCAPNVVTYTALIHAYLKARKIKNANEIFEMMLSKGCIPNIVTYTALIDGHCKAGEIEKACQIYARMKDDNVENSDVDMYFRVVDSGSKEPNVYTYGALVDGLCKAHRVKEARDLLEVMSMKGCEPNYIIYDALIDGFCKVGKLDEAQEVFTKMLGHGYTPNVYTYSSLIDRLFKDKRMDLALKVLSKMLENSCAPNVVTYTEMIDGLCKDGKIDEANKLMLMMEEKGCCPNVVTYTAMIDGFGKAGRVDKCLELLQQMCSKGCAPNFVTYRVLINHCCTAGNLDEAYRLLEEMKQTYWPKHVAIYRRVIEGFSREFIASHGLLIEMTGSDSMPILPVYKVLIDNFIKAGRLEMALELHAELSSFSSFSAAHKDIYSSLIESLSLACKVDEAFKLYADMIRRGCVPELSILVHLIMGLLRVGKWEEALQLSDSMVQMGIHWVHEKQGADAN; this comes from the exons ATGAGGAAAAGAGTCCTTAGGATCTTTCTCTCTCATTCAATCCCTTCTCTATCCTCCCGTGTTCTCAATACCATTTTCCCTTCAACTTTTCCCCCTCGTTTCCGCATATTTTTCTGTCAAAATCTTTTCTATAACAATTTCAGATTCATTTCTACATCTTCCTCCGACAATCTTCAAGGTTTGGTAGATCCCGAGGACCCTTTTCCGCTTGATTATTCTCCAGTTGAGTCTATTTCCAGtgaagatttttcttttttacgcGATTCTTTGTTACACCCTAATACTGGGGAGCATAAGTTTGATACAGGTAAGTGCTCGAATGAGGCTGTTTTAATTTCGAATGCGATTCTTGCAAATGATGATGGGTTTGGGAACAAAACCCAGAAATTTCTTAGGCAATATAGACAAAAGTTAAGTGAACCTTTGGTAGTTGAAGTCTTGAATCTAATAAAAAATCCCGAATTGAGTGTCAAGTTTTTTATCTGGGCTGGCCGACAAATTGGGTATAGTCACACTCCGTCTGTGTACACCGCACTGATACAGATAATTGAAACTAGTGCTGATAGTAATGATAGAATACCAGAACAATTTTTGCGTGAAATTAAGGAAGATGACAAGGAAGTGCTTGGAAAGTTGCTTAATATTTTGATTCGCAAGTATTGTCAAAACGGTTCGTGGAATGCAGCATTGGAGGAGTTAGGCAGGCTTAAAGATTTCGGGTACAAGGCCTCAAGATCAACTTATAATGCTTTAATACAAGTGTTTTTAAGAGCAGAACGACTAGACACAGGTTTTCTGGTCCAAAGGGAGATGTCGAGTTTGGGGTACAGCATGGATGAGTTTACCTTGGGTTGTTTTGCACATTCCCTTTGTAAAGCAGGAAAGTGGAGGGATGCCTTGACGTTAATTGAGAAAGAAGAATTTGTTCCTGATACGGTGCTTTATACTAAGATGATATCTGGGTTATGTGAAGCCTCGCTTTTTGAAGAAGCTATGGATTTTTTAAATAGGATGCGAGCAAGTTATTGCATTCCCAATGTTGTAACATACAAAATTTTGCTTTGTGGGTGCTTGAGAAAGAAACAGCTGGGTAGGTGTAAAAGAATACTAAAGATGATGATTACAGAAGGTTGCTATCCAAGTCCTAAGATATTCAATTCGCTCATTCATGCTTACTGCCAATCAGGAGATTACACTTATGCTTATAAGTTGCTCAAGAAAATGGTAAAATGTGGCTATCAGCCAGGTTATGTTGCTTACAATATATTGATTGGTGGTATTTGTGGCAATGAAGAGTTGCCTAGTGTGGATGTATTAGAGTTGGCTGAAAAAGCCTATGGTGAAATGCTTGAAATGGGGTTTGTACTAAATAAGGTCAATATCAGTAATTTTACAAGGTGCCTTTGTGCCATTGGAAAATTTGAGAAGGCATATAATGTTATACGTGAAATGATGACTAAGGGCTTTATACCTGATACTGCCACATATTCCAAAGTCATTGCTTATCTATGTAATGCATCCCAAGTAGAGAAGGCTTTTCTATTGTTTCAAGAAATGAAAAGAAATGGTATCACACTTGATGTATATACATATACAATATTGCTTGATAGCTTTTGCAAAGCTGGTTTGATAGAACAGGCTCGTAATTGGCTTGATGAAATGCAAAGATATGGTTGTGCCCCAAATGTGGTTACTTATACTGCTCTTATACATGCGTACCTTAAAGCGAGGAAGATAAAAAATGCAAATGAGATCTTTGAGATGATGCTGTCCAAAGGTTGCATTCCTAATATTGTCACATATACAGCTTTAATTGATGGTCATTGTAAAGCTGGAGAGATTGAGAAGGCTTGCCAGATTTATGCAAGAATGAAGGATGACAATGTGGAAAACTCAGATGTCGATATGTATTTCAGGGTTGTTGATAGTGGGTCCAAAGAACCAAATGTTTATACTTATGGAGCTTTGGTAGATGGTTTGTGCAAAGCCCATAGGGTAAAGGAGGCACGTGACTTGCTGGAAGTCATGTCAATGAAAGGTTGTGAACCAAATTACATTATATATGATGCTCTCATAGATGGATTTTGTAAGGTTGGCAAACTAGATGAAGCACAAGAGGTTTTTACCAAAATGTTGGGGCATGGATATACTCCAAATGTGTACACATATAGCTCTTTGATTGACAGGTTGTTCAAGGACAAAAGAATGGACCTTGCATTAAAAGTTTTGTCCAAAATGCTGGAAAACTCGTGTGCTCCCAATGTTGTTACTTACACTGAGATGATAGATGGTCTATGTAAAGATGGAAAGATAGATGAAGCCAATAAACTTATGCTTATGATGGAAGAAAAGGGTTGTTGTCCGAATGTCGTGACTTACACTGCAATGATTGATGGCTTTGGGAAAGCAGGCAGAGTTGACAAATGCCTTGAGCTGTTGCAGCAAATGTGTTCCAAGGGTTGTGCTCCAAATTTTGTCACCTATAGGGTTTTGATAAATCACTGTTGCACTGCCGGCAATCTAGATGAGGCTTATAGACTTTTAGAGGAGATGAAACAGACATATTGGCCAAAGCATGTAGCAATATATCGAAGGGTTATTGAAGGTTTCAGCCGTGAATTCATAGCTTCTCatggtcttttaattgagatGACCGGGAGTGATTCAATGCCTATTTTGCCAGTTTATAAAGTGTTGATTGATAATTTTATCAAGGCTGGGAGATTGGAAATGGCTCTAGAGCTGCATGCAGAGCTCtcatcattttcttctttttcagcaGCTCACAAGGATATATATTCTTCATTAATTGAAAGCCTTTCACTTGCATGTAAAGTTGATGAGGCTTTTAAGTTGTACGCAGACATGATTAGGAGGGGCTGTGTTCCAGAGTTGAGCATATTAGTTCACCTTATCATGGGCCTCCTTAGAGTCGGCAAGTGGGAAGAAGCACTGCAATTGTCAGATAGCATGGTCCAGATG GGCATTCATTGGGTTCACGAGAAACAGGGAGCTGATGCTAATTAG
- the LOC110600027 gene encoding pentatricopeptide repeat-containing protein At1g06710, mitochondrial isoform X1, which translates to MRKRVLRIFLSHSIPSLSSRVLNTIFPSTFPPRFRIFFCQNLFYNNFRFISTSSSDNLQGLVDPEDPFPLDYSPVESISSEDFSFLRDSLLHPNTGEHKFDTGKCSNEAVLISNAILANDDGFGNKTQKFLRQYRQKLSEPLVVEVLNLIKNPELSVKFFIWAGRQIGYSHTPSVYTALIQIIETSADSNDRIPEQFLREIKEDDKEVLGKLLNILIRKYCQNGSWNAALEELGRLKDFGYKASRSTYNALIQVFLRAERLDTGFLVQREMSSLGYSMDEFTLGCFAHSLCKAGKWRDALTLIEKEEFVPDTVLYTKMISGLCEASLFEEAMDFLNRMRASYCIPNVVTYKILLCGCLRKKQLGRCKRILKMMITEGCYPSPKIFNSLIHAYCQSGDYTYAYKLLKKMVKCGYQPGYVAYNILIGGICGNEELPSVDVLELAEKAYGEMLEMGFVLNKVNISNFTRCLCAIGKFEKAYNVIREMMTKGFIPDTATYSKVIAYLCNASQVEKAFLLFQEMKRNGITLDVYTYTILLDSFCKAGLIEQARNWLDEMQRYGCAPNVVTYTALIHAYLKARKIKNANEIFEMMLSKGCIPNIVTYTALIDGHCKAGEIEKACQIYARMKDDNVENSDVDMYFRVVDSGSKEPNVYTYGALVDGLCKAHRVKEARDLLEVMSMKGCEPNYIIYDALIDGFCKVGKLDEAQEVFTKMLGHGYTPNVYTYSSLIDRLFKDKRMDLALKVLSKMLENSCAPNVVTYTEMIDGLCKDGKIDEANKLMLMMEEKGCCPNVVTYTAMIDGFGKAGRVDKCLELLQQMCSKGCAPNFVTYRVLINHCCTAGNLDEAYRLLEEMKQTYWPKHVAIYRRVIEGFSREFIASHGLLIEMTGSDSMPILPVYKVLIDNFIKAGRLEMALELHAELSSFSSFSAAHKDIYSSLIESLSLACKVDEAFKLYADMIRRGCVPELSILVHLIMGLLRVGKWEEALQLSDSMVQMPLYLSLWTIILEMSIAPSIYTRANYRTRARGFQQ; encoded by the exons ATGAGGAAAAGAGTCCTTAGGATCTTTCTCTCTCATTCAATCCCTTCTCTATCCTCCCGTGTTCTCAATACCATTTTCCCTTCAACTTTTCCCCCTCGTTTCCGCATATTTTTCTGTCAAAATCTTTTCTATAACAATTTCAGATTCATTTCTACATCTTCCTCCGACAATCTTCAAGGTTTGGTAGATCCCGAGGACCCTTTTCCGCTTGATTATTCTCCAGTTGAGTCTATTTCCAGtgaagatttttcttttttacgcGATTCTTTGTTACACCCTAATACTGGGGAGCATAAGTTTGATACAGGTAAGTGCTCGAATGAGGCTGTTTTAATTTCGAATGCGATTCTTGCAAATGATGATGGGTTTGGGAACAAAACCCAGAAATTTCTTAGGCAATATAGACAAAAGTTAAGTGAACCTTTGGTAGTTGAAGTCTTGAATCTAATAAAAAATCCCGAATTGAGTGTCAAGTTTTTTATCTGGGCTGGCCGACAAATTGGGTATAGTCACACTCCGTCTGTGTACACCGCACTGATACAGATAATTGAAACTAGTGCTGATAGTAATGATAGAATACCAGAACAATTTTTGCGTGAAATTAAGGAAGATGACAAGGAAGTGCTTGGAAAGTTGCTTAATATTTTGATTCGCAAGTATTGTCAAAACGGTTCGTGGAATGCAGCATTGGAGGAGTTAGGCAGGCTTAAAGATTTCGGGTACAAGGCCTCAAGATCAACTTATAATGCTTTAATACAAGTGTTTTTAAGAGCAGAACGACTAGACACAGGTTTTCTGGTCCAAAGGGAGATGTCGAGTTTGGGGTACAGCATGGATGAGTTTACCTTGGGTTGTTTTGCACATTCCCTTTGTAAAGCAGGAAAGTGGAGGGATGCCTTGACGTTAATTGAGAAAGAAGAATTTGTTCCTGATACGGTGCTTTATACTAAGATGATATCTGGGTTATGTGAAGCCTCGCTTTTTGAAGAAGCTATGGATTTTTTAAATAGGATGCGAGCAAGTTATTGCATTCCCAATGTTGTAACATACAAAATTTTGCTTTGTGGGTGCTTGAGAAAGAAACAGCTGGGTAGGTGTAAAAGAATACTAAAGATGATGATTACAGAAGGTTGCTATCCAAGTCCTAAGATATTCAATTCGCTCATTCATGCTTACTGCCAATCAGGAGATTACACTTATGCTTATAAGTTGCTCAAGAAAATGGTAAAATGTGGCTATCAGCCAGGTTATGTTGCTTACAATATATTGATTGGTGGTATTTGTGGCAATGAAGAGTTGCCTAGTGTGGATGTATTAGAGTTGGCTGAAAAAGCCTATGGTGAAATGCTTGAAATGGGGTTTGTACTAAATAAGGTCAATATCAGTAATTTTACAAGGTGCCTTTGTGCCATTGGAAAATTTGAGAAGGCATATAATGTTATACGTGAAATGATGACTAAGGGCTTTATACCTGATACTGCCACATATTCCAAAGTCATTGCTTATCTATGTAATGCATCCCAAGTAGAGAAGGCTTTTCTATTGTTTCAAGAAATGAAAAGAAATGGTATCACACTTGATGTATATACATATACAATATTGCTTGATAGCTTTTGCAAAGCTGGTTTGATAGAACAGGCTCGTAATTGGCTTGATGAAATGCAAAGATATGGTTGTGCCCCAAATGTGGTTACTTATACTGCTCTTATACATGCGTACCTTAAAGCGAGGAAGATAAAAAATGCAAATGAGATCTTTGAGATGATGCTGTCCAAAGGTTGCATTCCTAATATTGTCACATATACAGCTTTAATTGATGGTCATTGTAAAGCTGGAGAGATTGAGAAGGCTTGCCAGATTTATGCAAGAATGAAGGATGACAATGTGGAAAACTCAGATGTCGATATGTATTTCAGGGTTGTTGATAGTGGGTCCAAAGAACCAAATGTTTATACTTATGGAGCTTTGGTAGATGGTTTGTGCAAAGCCCATAGGGTAAAGGAGGCACGTGACTTGCTGGAAGTCATGTCAATGAAAGGTTGTGAACCAAATTACATTATATATGATGCTCTCATAGATGGATTTTGTAAGGTTGGCAAACTAGATGAAGCACAAGAGGTTTTTACCAAAATGTTGGGGCATGGATATACTCCAAATGTGTACACATATAGCTCTTTGATTGACAGGTTGTTCAAGGACAAAAGAATGGACCTTGCATTAAAAGTTTTGTCCAAAATGCTGGAAAACTCGTGTGCTCCCAATGTTGTTACTTACACTGAGATGATAGATGGTCTATGTAAAGATGGAAAGATAGATGAAGCCAATAAACTTATGCTTATGATGGAAGAAAAGGGTTGTTGTCCGAATGTCGTGACTTACACTGCAATGATTGATGGCTTTGGGAAAGCAGGCAGAGTTGACAAATGCCTTGAGCTGTTGCAGCAAATGTGTTCCAAGGGTTGTGCTCCAAATTTTGTCACCTATAGGGTTTTGATAAATCACTGTTGCACTGCCGGCAATCTAGATGAGGCTTATAGACTTTTAGAGGAGATGAAACAGACATATTGGCCAAAGCATGTAGCAATATATCGAAGGGTTATTGAAGGTTTCAGCCGTGAATTCATAGCTTCTCatggtcttttaattgagatGACCGGGAGTGATTCAATGCCTATTTTGCCAGTTTATAAAGTGTTGATTGATAATTTTATCAAGGCTGGGAGATTGGAAATGGCTCTAGAGCTGCATGCAGAGCTCtcatcattttcttctttttcagcaGCTCACAAGGATATATATTCTTCATTAATTGAAAGCCTTTCACTTGCATGTAAAGTTGATGAGGCTTTTAAGTTGTACGCAGACATGATTAGGAGGGGCTGTGTTCCAGAGTTGAGCATATTAGTTCACCTTATCATGGGCCTCCTTAGAGTCGGCAAGTGGGAAGAAGCACTGCAATTGTCAGATAGCATGGTCCAGATG CCCTTGTACCTTTCTTTATGGACTATTATCTTGGAGATGTCAATTGCACCAAGTATATACACAAGGGCCAACTACCGTACCCGTGCAAGAGGTTTCCAGCAGTGA